GAAATGGTGCAAGAAGTAGTAAATTGATATTTGATACAAATAAGTAAAAACTTTTATGATCCAGTGTCAAATGATACCAAGGCCAATTTAGGGGAAACTTGAAATTCCACGATAAGAATTGTGTGGGAGTTGATGTTCCTGACAATTTACACATCCCAGTTAACCACATTCCAGATGACCGTGGACAAGACGCTGTTAGAAAccctgtttcttttcttttgttgttgtgcTATCACACTCCATGCATCTcttaaaaatttctttgaaGGGTTTTCCTTCAGTACGTGCGACTTACTTTTTCATGAGGTAGACTTATGCTGTGATTGTGTGATAAATTTTCCATGACATTTATGATGCTGCAGTTTTATGCGCGAAAGATGATCTTTCACCGGTCATCCTATGGGCTTAGGAAATGACCTCTTTGTGGAATTTGTTCATTATATTAGTTAAGTGGTGGCCTGATAAAAATCCATTTGTTCTGGTATTCATTTCCTACTGAAGTCCAGCTTTAGTGTGAACTTTCATCTGATTACTTTCTTGAAATCTCGTTTGTACTTCATAAATCAGGGCTTTTTTCAATTCGGTTCTGACcttgattttgtgttttttttttgaaagatattCTTACTCAATATTTTAGTTCCTCCCCAGTTCAGTCTGTATTGTGCCTTGTCGTGATTCATCAAATAAAAGTTATAGATTTGCAGTGAGCTTTAAGTTCAAGTTCACTGCCATAGGTGCTTATTAGGATGAGAGACCATAATGAATTGGCAATACTGTTACTCTGAAGCTCAATGAAGATACTGCTTGTCCCTCTGAATTggcatatattttatttttcccagATTCTTATGAATCAATCACCTACGATATATATTTCATAAAGAAAGACACTGAGATTTGCTGCTAGATGGCATTTCTGTAGGCAAGAATTTGGATATTGGAATACTGTACAATTCTAATTCTGACCTTGATATTTCTTTTGCCAGGTTGCTGAAGCTAGGGGCTCTTGAGTGGAACAGAGTGGTCCATCAGCATCAGGGATGGAGGCTTATTAGCTCTATATGGCTGCATGCTGGTGTTATCCATCTTCTTGCAAATATGTTGAGCCTGCTTTTCATTGGTATCCGCCTTGAGCAACAATTTGGATTCAGTAAGTTCTCCTCCTATTCAAgctttaagaattttttttctaggaGAAAAATTCTGGGGATTATAGGGATAATAATGCAGGGATTGAAGTTTTTATATGGTGGTCTTCCAAGCATACCTCTTGCTTAATGTACTTCCATAGGGCACCTAAATTCTGGAATTGCGAAACTCTTAAGGGCCTGGAAAGCATGTTTCTTGTTTGATAAACTATCACTACAGAgaaatttttaacaattaatGGCAATTGACTGGAAGTGAAATaaccttaattttttaaaatcaaaatatgatttttaatttatgCATATTGAGCAGACCTCTGTATGTTTGATGGTGAAACTTGAAAGCATGCAAGTAAACTCACCTTCTGTTAGGGACATAAGACAACTTACCTAAGGATCTAACAGCATCTGATGGCATGAAGCCACATGCCCTATGAATTCtgatttgattttgtgaagTAAAGTTTGAAGTGTTAAATTAAAGGGGGCATTTTCCTAATTCATCCCCAACTTATCTATGCAGTTATCCTTCCCTTATTTTCATTGGCAGTTCTATGCATAACATGTACTCTattgagaaaaatctttctttttgttattttaaccAAGATCATCACAGAGGAAGAACCAGATATTTTGTATAAGGAGAGCCGCtatttttctttcctaaaaATTTCAGTGTGGCCATGCAGGTTTCTCAAGCATCTTTTAATATCCCCTCACTCTTCTTttgtgttgttgtttttttttttttgggttttgggtGGGGGGAAGGAGAGATGGTGCAGGGGAAGGTGGGGTAGGAGGGTGACCATTTTGCCACTTAATTATGTCATTTGCAGATTATTTGCATGCCACTTTATTacggttttttatttttaaggatATCTGTGTCAGTTGTTTGAATGGAgatttgtttcaactttcaattaaCAAATTTGCCTCAAGTCTAATTTTGACCACTTAtggcctgtttggatggagggaaagagaaggaaaaggagagggGTGGGGGGGAGAGTAGTCAATCTTACGTCTGGTTGGTTAGttaaggagggaaaggaagggaaagcaaaaaaacatttttggttgcaaaggaaaggaaaggaagggaaaaggaaatgataatTCAGTGCAAATTTTATGCATCCAAATTGGAGGGATTgagatggaaaggaaaaaggcTGCTCATTTCCTTTCTATCCGAACAAGCATTACaatcatttctttcctttcctctcATTTCCCTCCCCATTCCTTTCTCCCCCTTTTCCTTTCAATTCAtttcaatccctccctttccttcccttttccttcatccaaacatagcATTAAGGAAAGGATGAACAATCAATAACAATAATGCATGTAGGGGATCAATTTCCTATGAGTCAGATAAATTTGTATAACATTCTCAATGAAGATACATGCTTTAAGTCATGTCTGTGGATACCAGGTACAATTTGCTGAATCATGGCGGGAGGTTTGTCTTAAGATCCAACTGTGCTTTGTTGTGATCAAACCCATCTAGATGAATGCAAATAGTGTTATGATTAGCAGTTTTATGCAGAGGGATGGTTGGATGAGATCAATGGACACCAAATGGTGAAATTCTGGAAAACATGCAGGTCTTGGGATTTGggaatttttctttaataaaatgGATTCCAAACTGATCCAcgttgttcattttcttttttttttcttttgtttttgtgtttggtGTCTGCCTGAGATAAATCTGCATCACAagagaaaactgaaaataactTTGAGATATGTGGAAAGTTTCTATAAGGAAAACCTGCTGTTTCTTGTTTTcccttttagttttttcttatCCTCTTTGCAATGCGAGTCCAATACTTTATTTTCTACTTGCAACAGTAAGGATAGGGATCATCTATCTATTGTCCGGCTTTGGAGGCAGCATCTTGTCCCTCCTCTTCattcaaaataatatttctgTGGGTGCCTCTGGTGCACTATTTGGACTTCTTGGAGCCATGCTTTCTGAGCTGATTACAAACTGGACGATCTATTCCAACAAGGTGAGTTACTATCTCTTGCATTACTTATGATGTTCTCTTTTATTAGGGAACTGCTTTTGAACGAAATGATTTCTTCTCTTGACAGGCTGCAGCTCTATTTACGCTGATGATGATAATAGTTATCAACTTAGCCATTGGAATACTGCCACATGTTGACAATTTTGCTCACATTGGAGGCTTTCTTactggtttctttattggtttcATTTTGCTGATGCGTCCCCAGTTTGGATGGATGGAGCAGCATCTTCCTCCACTCTATACTGGTCGAGTCAAGTCCAAATATACTCTATATCAGCGTATATTGTGGGGGGTTTCGGTGGTTCTTTTAATAGTGGGGTAAGCTCTTCTATTTCCTCTAAATACTCCAAGCTTTTTACTGATAATGTTATGTCTGCCAATAAAAGCTCCATATGTGATAAGGAATCAGACTTTAGgtttttcaagttgaagaaagcCAAGAGTACCTTGGTTGTGTCTCTTGGCATCAATGGGAAGAAACTTCTTTTTAGTTCATTTAAGAGGTTTTGCCTGGCTATATTATCCCATACTGccataaaagtttgaaataaatactTTGGGTAAGGCCGTCAATTTTAATTGCGAGGTTCACTTAATATCTTTGATCCGTAGCTTAGGGACACAAAAGGTTGAAATAGAAATTAATAATTTCAACCACTTAGCGCAGTTATCTATAGCAGCCATCCAATGGTTGTGCGCCTACATGAAAACTACGGTAGTTGATATGGCTGCACATGGGCTTGCTGAGCTGCCCTTTCCGTTTTTGAGTTCATCACTTCTATGCTAGCCAAGATTAAGACACCTTTAACTGAACAGaagtatataaattttttgaatatgaaaaagaaatttagtGGTGGATTCAGATCTCCACTTTACAGCATGGAAGACCATTGCTCAAGAATAATGCTTGTGATGGATGAATAATCGGCTTGAGACTAGCTCATGCTTAGCTGTTTATGTAAATGAGTTAAACCCGAATTTCTGGTGATGAATTCAATGACATGTCTACCTTTTGAGCACCATCCTTTGTATGGATGTAGTGCAAAGTTATGAAGATGGCACGTACTATGAGTTATATGAGAGGTCATTGTGATGACCACTCacgtctttcttttttcttaaatgcaGCTTTGTGATTGGTCTTGTGATGCTCTTCCGGGGAAAAAATGGGAATGATAGCTGCAGCTGGTGCCATTATCTAAGTTGTGTTTCAACATCGAGGTGGACTTGTGGAAGTTGAACAAAGTGGTGATCTGTATCTGTAAAGGTTGgacaaaatttctttttgatttttttgtgggGGTACTCCGATCTGATAGAATTGTGGGTTTGTTtttatagtgttttttttttctcccttctgtATAGGTATCCATTTACATCTTATGTCATATCTTCCGTAGGTTTATTCTGTGTAATGTTTCTGTTGTATATCTTTCTAATCCTCTCTCAGATATATCCggaagaatctctctctctctctctctctcatgagtgtgtgtgtgagaccCACAAACAATGGTGTTCCTGCTCGTACACAAACATACGCAGACACAACCATGTTCCACGCGTGTACTCATGTTTATCTATTCCTAATGCGAGAAAATTCTCTTGAAGGCTATTCTGGAATTGTTATTTGAAAAGCTTTTTATTGATTGATGTGGGCCTTCGGGATTGATGTTGTTCGctgaaaagaaaattctaaTAAACCACGATATTTGATAAGTTTTAGTACGCTTTGGACATTGGTTTAAAAAGCCTGCTGCAGAGCGCCTTCGAGTGTATAAATAATGGGTTGCCAAATCCATGGGCCATGAAGTACGTATATAAATCTTAAGTTAGTGGTTCAATATATGGCTTGTTCATTTTATTTGTGGAACTATGGTGGCTTTTCGCAAATCTAACCtcgatttggattcagatgtgaatttaaaaataggggtcagatcggattcggatgtgatattagattttttattcatattttcaGTTCATTGTCATCCCTACTCTGTGATAGTCTTGGATCTCATTTTGAGGCTGACGTGAATCCACACGCGGGTACCGTATAAATAAGACTATATATAAGAAGAATGAATCTAGTGGTTCGTATTCATAAAGAGTACAAACGGTTGATATAAATGTTTATTTAGAGATATTTTACATAATTTTAATATATTGCTTGTTGAAAAGGCAAGACTTTCATGCAACTGGTGATGGCAATGCGTGGGAATGGACTGAAAGGCATTTCTATCTCTCACTGTCTAAGATTTCTCTTGAAGGAGAAAAGCAAAAATCTGAAACAGTAAAGAACAATCGGGCTAGAACCAGAAAAGAGAACCAAAAAAAAGGTGGGAATTAATGGCGTCGCCCGGACTCGAACCGGAGACCTTCAGTGTGTTAGACTGACGTGATAACCAACTACACCACGACACCTTGGTGATGGATGTTGCCTAGCCTATAATTTAATGCATACACAAGATAAGGTAACAAACATAAcgacaaagaaaacaaaacgaACACACCCGGTGGGACTCGAACCCACAATCGCCTGATTAGAAGTCAGACGCCTTATCCATTAGGCCACGGGTGCTTGTTGTTGTCAAATCTGATAAACAGATTTATGAATGTAGTAAGGGTGTAATCTATCAAACCATGTCGCACCCGGTCTGCGGTGGGATGTATCAGACCTGGATTAGGAAGGACTGTGATATCGAAGAATTGCCATTCCCTAACTTCATTGTTtgtaacaaggaaaaaaatttactaGGGCAAGAATGTGCCTTCGTGATCCTGAAATCAGATGCCGGCTCCCAATTGTTGTTGATAAAAATCGCTAGCTGTGCGTTCAGTTCGTTTGCTCTGCCGCAGATGGTACGAGACCAACACTGCACATACTAATGAACGGCCCCTGCAGCGGGGCGAAACAAGCAAAAATGGCAGGCGACTTCATCTCCTTCCACAAATGTCCTCCTTTCTGAATGTATTTTAGGAAGCTTGATTTCTTCATCCAGCATGCCACAAAAGAAATGGTTCTATCAATCATGGTCAGGTTCTAAAACGACAAAGGAATGGTTGCTCAGCCAGGATTAAGCTCCCGAATTAAGAGGTCTGAAAACGATAAAGAACAACAGCATGTGTTTGGTGGGGGCTGAGAAGTTATTGAAGTTTGCCAGTTACAGCAAAGGAAACGTATGGAACTATCATTCTTCAACTGATGGTTGTACAGATCATTCACACGCTCATTGAAGATATTGGTTGACATTCCTCCTCTTTTCACTTCGTGGAGATACGCAGATCGAATATCAAGATCGAGAATGCATTTCACAAGTGGCACTTTGCCATTCAAGTTTTAGGAGAAAGGCAGAGCAGGTATCAGATCACCGCCAAAGCCAGTGCACACTCACAGGGCAAGGAAAACGCAAGTACACACGCAAGCGATCAGTGTTTTAAGGGTTGAGAGGGGCTTCTCTTCGACATTAGAAATGCAGAACAGGTATCAAGCAGCGGGCAGCAGGACATCAGGGGGGCAAATGGTCAGGTTTCAGAATCCTCATGTACAGACTCGATGAAATGCAGGCAGTattccattattttttttttgcttgtgaaCATCTATATATCAAGATTTAAATCCTTGAAGCAAATTGCCAATACCATTGACGCACCAATAGATCGTGGGCTAGCAATGGAAATGTTAATTTTtccattaattttaaaaaataaaatcttatacATACATTCACTTGTTCTAACCAGTTTGCAGATTGGAATGAATATTCTCTTCTCTAAAAGCTTTCTTTTCATATAAAGCTGCATGTTGTGATATATGGGGATTTAAGGGAAATATCAATTCCCGTTCTACGTTTTGCAAAGGTTGCATGATAATATCACGGAGgagaacaaaaataaatgaattatcAAGAAGAGGCAGGGAATTACAGGGACGCTGTTGGCAGCTTCCAGAAGACTTTGGTTGCTATTAGAAGTTTTTCACTTCCAGCAGACTCTGGCTCAGTCTCGTAAACACTTGAAGTCCATCTAATACCATGGGCAATTTGAGCAGCCTTCTCGATCGCATCAGCAGAGTCACGCATAATAACGGTCCCTTCTGGACGTAGCATTCTGTCCATCTCCACCATGAGATCCACCAGATTGCATCTACCATTAagtaaatcaaaattttagcaatgcaaaagtgaaaaatacaaaaagaaaaaaaaacccagaGAGATCTTCATATCGAGATCATGGAAAGGAATTTCACCAAAAAAAGCATCCAAATTTTACAGCAGATTCTCAATAAATATCGACTGGTTTTCCATGTTCCTTATACtaaaaggatctcaaattcattAGACAGGATAGAACGAACACCAAAGAACCTCATTAAGTCTTTGGACGTCCACAGAGCAAGAGCCAGCGGCAGGGCGAGAGCCCTTTTGTTTTTGGTTCATGTCTCCAAATGAGATAATTTCTCagattaaataaatatttaatactTTAAGTGAAAATATTCTCCCCTGGAGAAAAAgcacctttctctctctctaattttcACAGGGCAccaatgaaaacagaaaatcttttcacatctCATTCCCACTTCCATGTATGTTGCCACTGACAATGAAAAGAGATCCTTTAATCGCATTCCATGAAACTTTAACGTCTGCAGCACCACCTCCATCATTAGGATCGATCCTCTTTGTCGATTTTCGAACAGATGGGAAAAATGCTGCACTTCATCACTCGCAACAGTGCAAAATTGAGCAGAGTGTAATAAATGCAATAATAGAGGTTTCCAAAGGTAGAACTATTTAGTTACAATAGTGAAGTGTAAAAGGTACATGATTCAGAACGATAGGCCAGAAAGGTAAGGTGAGAAATCAGACATGCATCACGGAAGGTCCTGTTGGAGAGAAAGGTGTTGCAGATTTTGGGCACTGGAGACAGATTTGTATCAactcaagaaaaaaacattaacaGAACATCAGGACCTTGACAAGGGTGACTGAAAAGCATTGATCTCCTGTtgttataacaaaaaaaagaagtctgAAAGAAAGAGTTCCTGGATTAAATACTTTATCTCCTAACTCTCGGTGTCAAATATCCTCAGAGTCCATTAAGTGTTATTCCCTGAAAAGACACTAAAGAAGAAttgggagaaagaaaaaagcacaAAGGATGGTTCCAGGTTTGGATTCTTAATTTTATAGGGTTGAAGTTCTAATGAATACTATATGAATAGGGAGGATGTTACTCGACCTTGCACCTGTGTCTGTAGGTCGAAAGTAGTGTCCGATTGATTGGGCTGGATCAGTCGAGTTATCAGAGTCCTGCCCGATGGGCaaatgaacatataaaaaaGTGGATAGATAAGGAAGATTTTGCCTCACTAGCAAGTAATAGTAGAGCCATCTGTTCATTCTATAGACTGCACCAATTACCAGAGGCCCAGAGCATTTCTGTTATCTGACAGCATATGCATTGCAGACCAGCCAAACTAGCAAAAGGTAGTAAAAgataaagcaaaaaatcaaacacaagaaaaagtACATATGTCGTAAGGGTACCTGTAGTTGCCTGTGAGGGTGTCCCTTATCAAAGAATCAATGCTTGTCACATGGATAAGATCATAGGTCCGTGGATATGTAGGAAATGGCTCACACCTATAGGAATTTAAGAAGCATTACTTAGTTATAATAAGCATGAGTTACAAAAGAGCAAGCTAAGAACAGGAAATTCCAACTGAAAACCCTAACAAGATAAAATAAGCAAACTGCTTGTCaaaataactaacttttggCCTCAAGTTTCAAGCAAATGCATCTCGTGATAGTATCAAATTCTTAGTACAACacaagtcaaaaaaaaaaaaaccaacaatatCCACAATCATATTAAGTGTGGTTTGTAAAGTGTTTTAAGCAACTTACCAATTGTGATGGATACCGATAAGACCTCTGTCAT
This window of the Nymphaea colorata isolate Beijing-Zhang1983 chromosome 2, ASM883128v2, whole genome shotgun sequence genome carries:
- the LOC116247834 gene encoding RHOMBOID-like protein 2; this translates as MNGDIENRGGRMQQPQQPQQPPPKDGRNGFLVPYVAETESESEWTSWLVPMFVVANVAMFIVVMFVNDCPKRRHPTGGSCVASFLGRFSFEPIRENPLFGPSSLTLLKLGALEWNRVVHQHQGWRLISSIWLHAGVIHLLANMLSLLFIGIRLEQQFGFIRIGIIYLLSGFGGSILSLLFIQNNISVGASGALFGLLGAMLSELITNWTIYSNKAAALFTLMMIIVINLAIGILPHVDNFAHIGGFLTGFFIGFILLMRPQFGWMEQHLPPLYTGRVKSKYTLYQRILWGVSVVLLIVGFVIGLVMLFRGKNGNDSCSWCHYLSCVSTSRWTCGS